A window of the Miscanthus floridulus cultivar M001 chromosome 14, ASM1932011v1, whole genome shotgun sequence genome harbors these coding sequences:
- the LOC136503424 gene encoding uncharacterized protein — MTRIRGQGYDGASNMKGDIKGLKTLIMKESPSAYYIHCFAHQLQLVLIAVAKGNTDCKTFFDQVSILLNIIGVSCKRHGMLRNARLENIKKSLQCGELESGSGLNQEMGLPRPGDTRWGSHYKTICSIITMYSSIHDVLIELGADIAYKDDWTKIHFVLGAFETFEFVFFVHLMYVILGYTNELSECLQKRDQDILNAISLVNVAKSRMQQMRSDGWDKFHKTVTSFCITHGVEVPAMDDAYVPYGKSARYARARNQKNDDHFRREVYIGVIDQISQELNNRFDEINMELLSCMSAFSPSKSFASFDAQKLRRLAEFYLNDFSNNNLVQLELQLDNYIDDMKRTECFQGLDNIVDLSVKLVDTNRHKVYDMVYFLLKLVLLLPVATTSVERVFSALVIVKTKSRNKLGDIVLDDCLQTFIERDIFFQVDEDDIIETFMSLRKRWIDK, encoded by the coding sequence ATGACTCGGATTAGAGGTCAAGGTTATGATGGGGCTAGCAATATGAAAGGTGATATTAAAGGGCTAAAAACATTAATCATGAAAGAATCACCTTCTGCTTATTATATTCATTGCtttgcacatcaactccaactagtTCTTATAGCTGTTGCCAAGGGAAATACTGATTGCAAGACCTTTTTTGATCAAGTATCTATCTTGTTGAACATTATTGGGGTTTCTTGTAAGCGTCATGGTATGCTTCGAAATGCTAGGCTGGAGAATATCAAGAAATCACTACAGTGTGGTGAGCTTGAATCAGGGAGTGGTTTAAATCAAGAGATGGGTTTGCCTAGGCCTGGTGATACTCGGTGGGGCTCGCATTACAAAACTATATGTAGCATCATCACTATGTATTCCTCAATCCATGATGTGCTCATTGAGCTTGGTGCTGATATTGCATATAAGGATGATTGGACAAAGATTCATTTTGTGCTTGGAGCATTTGAAacctttgagtttgttttctttgtgCACTTAATGTATGTTATTCTTGGATACACAAATGAGTTATCCGAGTGTTTGCAGAAAAGGGAtcaagatattcttaatgcaatctcacttgttaatgtggcaaagaGCAGAATGCAACAGATGAGGTCTGATGGTTGGGATAAATTTCATAAGACggtcacttctttttgtattACACATGGTGTTGAAGTTCCTGCTATGGATGATGCTTATGTGCCTTATGGAAAATCAGCAAGGTATGCCCGTGCCCGAAACCAAAAAAATGATGACCATTTTAGAAGAGAAGTGTAcattggtgtcattgatcaaattAGTCAAGAGCTTAATAATCGGTTTGATGAGATCAACATGGAGCTGCTCTCTTGTATGTCAGCATTTAGTCCTTCCAAGTCCTTTGCTTCATTTGATGCACAGAAGCTGCGTAGATTGGCTGAATTTTATCTTAATGACTTCTCCAACAACAATTTGGTACAGCTAGAATTGCAACttgataattatattgatgacatgaAACGAACTGAATGCTTCCAAGGTCTAGACAAcattgttgatctctcagttaagcttgttgaTACAAATAGGCACAAAGTGTATGATATGGTGTACTTCCTTCTCAAATTGGTATTGCTTTTACCGGTGGCAACTACgagtgttgaaagggtattttctgcatTGGTTATAGTGAAAACAAAATCAAGGAATAAGCTAGGTGATATTGTTCTGGATGATTGTCTACAAACATTTattgagcgggatattttcttTCAAGTTGACGAAGATGATATAATTGAGACATTCATGTCATTGAGAAAGCGATGGATCGACAAGTAA